One genomic region from Quercus robur chromosome 4, dhQueRobu3.1, whole genome shotgun sequence encodes:
- the LOC126721581 gene encoding brassinosteroid-responsive RING protein 1-like: MGFPVGYSEVFFPNLILQALSLLGFIRNLIFSLFNFLGLSDFIETDTIWVDDPTCTPEHKPVSAMLIREFLPVMKVQDIVAGAGAGDPPESCAVCLYEFDGEDEIRWLRNCKHIFHRACLDRWMDHDQKTCPLCRTQFVPEEKQDEFNQRLWAATGVSDFYAEYSEYNSD; encoded by the coding sequence ATGGGTTTCCCAGTCGGGTACTCCGAGGTTTTCTTCCCAAACCTCATCCTCCAAGCACTTTCCCTTCTGGGTTTCATCAGAAACCTCATTTTCTCACTCTTTAACTTTCTGGGTCTCTCTGATTTCATTGAAACCGACACAATTTGGGTAGATGACCCGACCTGTACACCCGAACACAAACCCGTATCCGCTATGCTGATCCGGGAATTCTTGCCGGTGATGAAGGTGCAGGACATCGTGGCCGGTGCCGGCGCCGGAGACCCGCCGGAAAGCTGTGCTGTCTGCCTGTATGAGTTTGATGGAGAGGACGAGATCAGGTGGTTGAGGAATTGTAAGCACATTTTCCACAGAGCTTGTTTGGACCGTTGGATGGACCATGATCAGAAAACGTGTCCTCTTTGTAGGACCCAGTTTGTGCCTGAGGAGAAGCAAGATGAGTTCAATCAACGCCTCTGGGCTGCTACTGGGGTTTCTGATTTTTACGCAGAGTACAGTGAGTACAATTCGGAttga